One Rhizoctonia solani chromosome 2, complete sequence DNA segment encodes these proteins:
- a CDS encoding DEAD (Asp-Glu-Ala-Asp) box polypeptide 58 — protein MSSRYSSPNYTEDKATFETDKREQIDKNLPKIKLVTLREWLAIWLCLDRESTPELRDAFGLCSHFYDPESRRLRRAQITFNDCRPLNNQTVHQLADVDSMIGVVPRNMPLIPVPTLKTVKYYMMRSKSYTLTSDLHIGPVKVLMDDRTLLYDLAFHPAALQTLPEDLVREWPGTYEDKKFRSQSHKSKQKEYQNQQGESQDMRGGVAQQTGQDIHVKYIQDWLDCARAMIQETEKLRWARYFFLSYKLRGVKNRECSVHPPPEVPPVTVLNEPTGDDEDVEIEVDQESPRVKAVEGILSHFNTTLFEPGMWFINIATRITISPNPDDPSECTFADADMHSLLFQHYTGLAFESCEELVSGQGNHYQKDKVAHLNALAGGRLTIPRRLAGDTGITYAQIYTTNKSNTYNIALAQNAQRTSAIQMLESWDQELSTHINGLMSSFENSACNHGVALRIETCVEYESYPTCHLRIPDELLRRCVYVLDRDVFWHWKRCRLASMKSVMCQWMDARRTFTLNRLAVAGTLLIIMEYMMNALVNRPASGGTWDQVHDAACVKEMRGNKLVPTRKLGALFLPKIHFEKNKQPRVSRQRVLDQAIILYLLGPQGQSLSSIMAFNKIVGVNLQKRPRDEDPCPWESGAQNSSAAPISNKQRLVTIRSTHDTANPLAGPDYAQDQDTYSSEEEDQAEQESASPFKNMLWDIISNYPIQIMNKAPNRSQARESWCRLGSDELAGVTHDFFTSMENLTRAFESYYLFPADLSKWDATVAHLFPLIQGSTGNLERRQGVSNLGVVVEFCTMQLALPESSRAQMVQDARRYVSAHWAWLPIGTGKNHLWSTGVSNVPKSAQQVGPLKGGPWMICNPRLIRAGDH, from the exons ATGTCTTCACGCTATTCATCTCCAAACTATACTGAGGACAAGGCAACCTTTGAAACTGATAAAAGGGAGCAGATTGACAAGAACTTACCCAAGATCAAGCTGGTGACGCTTAGGGAGTGGCTGGCAATTTGGCTTTGCTTGGACCGTGAGTCAACGCCTGAGCTCCGAGATGCGTTTGGCTTGTGTAGCCATTTCTATGATCCAGAGTCAAGGAGGCTGCGACGCGCTCAAATTACCTTCAACGATTGCCGCCCGCTGAATAACCAAACTGTCCATCAACTTGCGGATGTTGACTCAATGATTGGCGTTGTTCCAAGAAACATGCCTTTGATTCCTGTACCCACTCTCAAGACTGTCAAGTATTACATGATGAGAAGCAAATCGTATACTCTTACCTCTGACCTCCATATTGGGCCAGTCAAAGTATTGATGGATGACCGTACTTTA CTCTACGACTTGGCGTTTCATCCAGCAGCTCTTCAAACCCTCCCGGAGGATTTAGTACGAGAATGGCCTGGCACCTATGAGGACAAGAAGTTCAGAAGTCAAAGCCACAAGTCCAAGCAAAAAGAGTATCAAAACCAGCAAGGCGAGAGTCAAGACATGCGTGGAGGCGTGGCGCAGCAAACTGGTCAAGACATTCATGTCAAGTATATTCAGGATTGGTTGGATTGCGCCAGAGCCATGATCCAGGAGACTGAGAAGCTGCGCTGGGCCAGGTACTTTTTCTTGTCCTACAAGCTCAGAGGAGTGAAGAATCGGGAGTGCAGCGTTCATCCCCCTCCAGAGGTCCCCCCCGTGACTGTGCTTAATGAGCCTACGGGTGATGATGAAG ATGTTGAAATTGAGGTTGATCAAGAAAGCCCAAGGGTGAAAGCTGTCGAAGGTATACTCAGCCATTTCAATACCACTCTATTTGAGCCTGGTATGTGGTTCATCAACATTGCCACCCGGATCACCATCTCGCCAAATCCGGACGATCCATCGGAGTGTACCTTTGCGGATGCGGATATGCACTCCCTTCTATTTCAACACTATACCGGCTTAGCATTTGAAAGCTGTGAAGAGCTTGTTAGCGGTCAAGGAAATCATTACCAGAAGGACAAAGTTGCCCACTTGAACGCCCTTGCTGGCGGTCGCTTGACCATCCCCCGTAGGCTAGCAGGAGACACCGGTATCACTTATGCGCAAATCTACACCACCAACAAAAGCAATACCTACAACATTGCGCTAGCTCAGAACGCACAGCGAACCAGCGCCATCCAAATGCTTGAGTCATGGGATCAAGAGCTCAGCACGCATATCAACGGGTTGATGTCTAGCTTTGAGAACTCAGCTTGCAACCATGGTGTAGCCTTACGTATTGAGACTTGTGTAGAGTATGAGAGCTATCCCACCTGTCATTTGAGAATACCGGATGAGCTGCTCCGGAGGTGTGTCTATGTTTTAGACCGTGATGTGTTCTG GCACTGGAAACGTTGCCGGCTTGCGTCCATGAAAAGCGTTATGTGCCAATGGATGGACGCTCGGCGTACGTTTACCCTCAACCGGCTTGCCGTGGCTGGGACATTGCTCATCATCATGGAATACATGATGAATGCACTGGTGAACCGTCCAGCCTCTGGGGGGACTTGGGACCAGGTTCATGATGCAGCCTGCGTTAAAGAAATGAGGGGAAACAAATTGGTTCCCACGCGTAAGCTGGGCGCCCTGTTTCTCCCCAAGATTCATTTTGAGAAAAACAAACAGCCGCGTGTTTCTAGGCAGCGAGTTCTTGACCAGGCAATCATTCTCTACTTACTTGGGCCTCAAGGTCAATCGTTGAGCAGTATCATGGCTTTCAACAAGATTGTGGGAGTGAATCTCCAAAAGCGACCGCGCGATGAAGACCCTTGCCCTTGGGAAAGCGGCGCGCAGAATTCAAGCGCGGCTCCAATATCAAACAAGCAGAGACTAGTTACGATCCGGAGTACCCATGACACAGCAAACCCGCTTGCTGGTCCCGATTATGCTCAAGATCAGGATACGTACtcatcagaagaagaagatcaGGCAGAGCAAGAGAGCGCTTCACCGTTCAAGAATATGCTTTGGGACATTATCAGCAATTATCCAATCCAGATCATGAACAAGGCTCCTAACCGCTCACAAGCGCGTGAGTCTTGGTGCCGACTTGGCAGCGACGAGCTTGCTGGAGTAACGCATGACTTCTTCACCAGCATGGAGAATCTCACAAGAGCGTTTGAATCGTACTACTTGTTTCCTGCTGATCtcagcaagtgggatgcCACCGTGGCTCATCTGTTTCCGCTCATTCAAGGCAGCACCGGGAACCTTGAAAGGCGACAAGGTGTTTCGAATTTGGGAGTGGTGGTTGAGTTTTGCACCATGCAGCTAGCCCTTCCTGAGTCAAGTCGAGCGCAGATGGTTCAAGACGCTAGACGATATGTCTCAGCACACTGGGCTTGGTTACCCATAGGCACAGGCAAGAACCACTTGTGGTCAACCGGGGTCAGCAACGTGCCTAAATCTGCGCAACAAGTAGGACCATTGAAAGGAGGGCCTTGGATGATTTGCAACCCTAGGTTAATTCGCGCTGGTGATCACTAA